The DNA sequence CTCTTTTCTTGTTCATCCGCCAGGGGCGAAAATCGCTTGTTCGACTTTGGAAGAAATCTTCAATCGAAGTCGAAGATCTCGCCCAGGAAGCCTTTCTTTTTGCGTTTATGTTCATATCCATAGCCGCCGTGGCCGAACCGGGCGTCATAGGCCGCTGGCGGCGGCCCCGGTACGCGCGCCGCCGGCATCGGGGCCGATGTCGGTGCCGCCTGGCTGACCATGGCACGTTCGATCAGCTTGTCGAGCTCGCCACGATCGAGCCACACGCCCCGACATTGCGGGCAGTAATCGATCTCGATGCCCTGGCGTTCCGAGATCAGCAGGTTGTGAGATGTGCAAACGGGACATTTCATCAGGCTCTCCTCAACATCAGTATTGGCAACGATGCCCGGCACGTCGACAACTCAAGATCGCTACCGGACAAGGCGTCACTTTAGGCGAAAGCCTGATGAATGAAAATTCGAATATTTTGAGATAATCCTTCGAGAAAACCGAAGTATTGGATGAAGGGAAATCCGCATGGCCAGCCTCAACTACAAGCATCTCCATTATTTCTGGACGGTCGCCAAGACCGGTGGCGTGGCGCGCGCCAGCGAACGGCTGCACCTGACGGCGCAGACCATCAGCGGCCAGATCAGCCTGTTCGAAGAAAGCCTGGGCTACAAGCTCTTCAAGCGCGTGGGACGACGACTGGAACTCAATGATGAAGGCCGCATGGTGTTCGACTATGCCGAACGCATCTTCAGCCTGGGCCAGGAACTGGAAGAAGCGCTGCGCCTGCGTCCGGGCGGACGCGCCCTGCAATTGCGCGTGGGCGTGGCCGATGCGGTGCCCAAGGCGATTGCCTACCTGCTGCTGGAAAGTGCGCTGGCCATGCAGGAGCCGATCCGCATCATCTGCCGCGAAGGTAAGCTCGACGTGTTGCTGGCCGACCTGGCCATCCACAAGCTGGACATCATCATCGCCGACAGTCCCATGCCGCCCAACGTGGATGTGCGCGGCTACCACCACCTGCTGGGCGAATGCGATACCAGCTTCTTCGCCACGCCCGCGCTGGCGCGGCGCTATCGCAAGGGCTTCCCGCTCAGTCTGGATGGTGCGCCCTTCCTGATGCCCGGCGAAGACGCCGCGGTACGCCCGCGCCTGCTGCGCTGGTTCGAAAAGCAAGGCATCCGCCCGCAGATCACCGGCGAGTTCGACGATGGCGCCCTACTGCTGGCCTTCGGCGATGCTGGCGCTGGCATCTTTGCCGCGCCCACCGCCATTGCCGCGCAGATCCGCAAGCAATATGGTCTGGTCGATATCGGCAAGACCGACGCTATCCGCGAGCAGTTCTATGCCATCTCGGTGGAACGCCGCCTGAGTCATCCGGCAGTGCTGGCCATACAGTCGGCGGCACGCGGCAACCTGGTCGCAGCCGGCACACCGGAAACTCATGCCTCAAAAGGAAAAGAGTCGCTGTAACAAAACGATCAGCCACCCGGTCGCAAAACTGCTTTTTCCTGCCGCCCAATCTGCATTTGAAAACATATTATCTCACCAATACTCACGGCAACTTGACAACAAGCTGACAAGCATTTTCAGCGAACCGTGGAAAGCACAGAAAAAAGGGCGGGACAAAAGAAAAACCCCACAACCCTTGCGGGCTGTGGGGTAAATCCCATTCTCGGGGGGGAGAATGGAGGGGGAACTTCAATATAGGGAAATCGACGCCATGTCGCAGCCGTTTTTACAAATGGTTACACCCTCTTCATATACTGCACGACATGACATATTTAGCACATATCAAATGCTCTTCTATATGCACCATATGCATCCAATATATCAAGCACTGGCCATAAGTAAAGAACGCAATGCCAACAAGGAAGCCGAGCCCCGCTCGCGGCGACTGATCATATAAGTGACGACCCGCCCTTCCCGCCCCAGCGAATGGGTGGCAAAGCCATGCGGCGCGACCTGCATGACGAGCACCGAACGCGGCACCACCGCCACGCCCGCCCCAGCCGCCACACAGGCCAGGATGGCATGGTAGGACGCCAGCTCCAGCGTGCGCAGCGGCAAACCGCCCCGGCTGTGGCTGGCGAACCAGGCCTCGGCGCGACGGCGATAGGCACACCCCTGCTCGAAGACGATCAGGGTATCGAGCTCCACATCCCCGGGCGCCCGCACGCGGCGATGGCTGCGCGGCGTCACCAGCAGCAGTTCTTCCTTGTACAGCGGGGTAGCCTCGAAGGCCGGATCATCGACCGGCCCCGCCACCAGCGCCGCATCGAGCTTGCCGGTGCGCACCCCGGCCATGAGCACATCGGTGGGCCCAGTCGACAACTCCAGCCGCACCTCCGGCCAGCGCTGGTGGAACTCCGCCAGCGGCGTGGGTAGCCGGCTGGCCGCGGCGCTTTCCATGGAACCGATGCGCAAGCGGCCGCGCGGGCTGTGCGGCGCCACCACCTGGCGTGCCTCCTGCGCCAGATCGAGGATGCGCTCGGCATAGTCCAGCAGCGCTTCGCCGGCTGCGGTCAGCACCAGACGCCGCCGCTCACGCACGAACAGTGGTACGCCGATGGATTCTTCCAGTTGCTTGATGCGCGTGGTGACATTGGATTGCACCCGGTTGAGCCGCTCGGCGGCGCGCGTGATGCCACCCTCGGCCACCACGGTGCGGAAGATTTCCAGTTCGGCCAGTTCCATGCGAGGCTCCAGACAATGTTCTCAGATCAAGATGAAGTCATCCTTATTATTCATTTTTTAGAATGACCCAAAAACGATAGCATGGATACCCATTCATCACACGCTCACACGCTCATGCGCTCCCCCATGTCTTCACATCAATCTACCGCCCCCCATCCCCGCCACGGCCAGGCCTGGAAGGTCTGCCTGTCCGGCATGGTGGCGCTGTCGGTAGCCATGGGCATCGGCCGCTTCGCCTTCACGCCACTGCTGCCGATGATGCTGCACGAAGGCAGCTTGTCGCTGCAGATGGGCGGCTGGCTGGCCACGGCCAACTACCTGGGTTACTTCCTGGGGGCCATGCTGTGCGCCCTGTATCGCAGCCGACGCGGCGTGGCCCTGCTGCGCGCCGGCCTGGTGGCCACCATCCTGCTTACGCTGGGCATGGGCGTGCTGCATCAGGACTGGGCCTGGCTGTGGATGCGCCTGCTCTCGGGGGTGGCCAGCGCCTATGTCTTTGTCTATACCGCGGGCTGGTGTCTGCAACAGCTCACGCAATTGGGACGCCCGGAACTGGGCGGCGTAATCTTCTGCGGCCCCGGCCTGGGGATCGCGCTGACCGGCTTGCTGTCGGGCCCGATGATCGCAGCCGGCTGGCTGGCCGCCGGGGGCTGGATCGCCTTCGGCGTGATCGCCCTGGCACTGAGCGCCGTGGTCTGGCCCGCCTTCAGCTTCGATGCCGGCGCCCAGCTCAAGGTGCATGAGCACCAGGACCACACCAGCCAGATGCAACAGCCCGAAACGCCACAGCACAAGCGCGAAGTGCTGATCCAGGTGATCGCCTATGGCATCGCCGGCTTCGGCTACATCATCACCGCCACCTTCCTGCCGGTGATCGCGCGCCGGGCCCTGCCGGGCTCGGCCTGGCCGGATTACTTCTGGCCCATCTTCGGATTGTCGGTGGCCGTGGGCGCCTTCAGCGCCACCCGGCTGTCGGTGCAGGGGGACCAGCGGTTGTTACTGATCGGGGCCTACCTGATGCAGGCCCTGGGGGTGCTGCTATCGATCTTCTGGCCCAATGCGCTGGGCTTTGCCCTCAGTTGCCTGCTGCTGGGCCTGCCCTTCACGGCCATCACGCTGTTCGGGATGCGCGAAGCGCGCCGCCTGCGCGGCGAACAGGCCAGTAGCCTGATGGCCCTGATGACCGCCGCCTACGGCATCGGCCAGATCGCCGGACCGCCGCTGGCCACTGCGCTGGTGCATGGCAGTGGTTCCTTCACACCTTCGCTGTGCGTGGCCGCCGTCGCGCTGCTCATCGGTGCGGCCCTGTACTACCACCTCACATTCAGCCATCGTTTGCCGCCGCGTTCGGCATGAACAAAAAAAGCCCGCGACATGCAGCGTCGCGGGCTTTTCATCTGGCAGTCGAGTAACCACAGCAATCAGCGGAAGGCCGGCTCCGCAAAGCTGCGCAGCTTGCGGCTGTGCAGTTGCTCCACCCCATTGTTGCGCAACAGCTCCAGCGCCCGGATACCGATCTGCAAGTGCTGCGCCACGCGCTGCTCGTAGAAGGTATTGGCCATGCCGGGCAGCTTGATCTCGCCATGCAGCGGCTTGTCCGACACGCACAGCAAGGTGCCGTAGGGTACGCGGAAGCGGAAGCCATTGGCGGCCACGGTGGCGCTCTCCATGTCCAGCGCGATGGCGCGGCTCTGCGAGAAGCGCAACAGCGGCATCCGGTGATCGCGCAACTCCCAGTTGCGGTCATCGACCGAGGCCACGGTGCCGGTACGCATGATGCGCTTCAATTCATAACCGTCCAGCTGGGTGATGCTGGCCACCGCATCCTGCAACGCCAATTGCACTTCGGCCAAGGCCGGGATCGGCACCCACAGCGGCAGGTCGTCATCGAGCACATGATCGTCGCGCACGTAAGCGTGGGCCAGCACGTAGTCGCCCATGCGCTGCGAGGCCGACAGCCCCGCGCAATGCCCCAGCATCAGCCAGCCATGCGGACGCAGCACCGCCACGTGATCGGTCACGGTCTTGGCATTGGACGGGCCCACGCCGATATTGACCAGGGTGATGCCGCTGCCATCGGCGCGCTGCAAGTGATAGGCCGGCATCTGCGGCTGCCGTGCTGGTGCCACGCCGGAAGCTGTACGGACATCTGTACCGGTCTGGTTGGCACTCCAGGTGGTGACATTACCGGGCTCGACGAAGGCAGTGTACTGGCGTCGATAGGCCAACTCATCCGGGTCGTCGGTGGGCTCCATCAGACGTCGGCCCAGACGCACGAATTCATCGACGTAGAAGGCATAGTTGGTAAAGAGCACGTAGCGCTGGAACTGATCCGGCGAAGTGGCCGTGTAGTGGCGCAGGCGGTGCAGCGAATAATCGATGCGCGGGCCGGTGAACAAGGCCAGCGGATGCGGGCCCTCGCGCCAGGCGCCGTTATCGACTTCATAGCTGCCATTGGCAATGCGATCATCCATAGCCGCCAGGTCTGGCAGGTCGAAATAATCGGGCAGCGTGCGCAGGTGTTCCGGGTCCAGACTGCCCTCCACGTGGATGCCCTCGGGGAAGGCGAAGTGGACCGGGATGGGCATGTCGCTCACACCCACCTCCAGCGGCACTTCATGGTTCTGCAGCACCAGCTTGAATTGCGCCAGCAGATATTGATGGAACAGCTTGGGCCGGGTCAGCGTGGTCTGGTAGCAACCGGGGCCGGCCACGAAACCGAAGGATTGACGGGTATCGGCATGGGTGGATTTTTCGGTGGTGATGCGCACGAAGGGATAGCAGGCGCGCACCCGCTGCTCCATACCCTGGCCACGGGAAAACTGGCGGAAGGCATCACGCAGGATGGCGGTATTGTGCTCGTAGATTTCCAGCACGCGTGCATAGGCGGCGTCGGGGTTGGTGAATTTTTCTGTGGCAAACATCGTGGTTCTCCATCATTGCCGCGCGCCGCGCCGGTGTGGGGTCAGGATGCGCTGGAGCGGCGCGGCCGGTCGGGCCGGTCATTCATCGAAAGGACTTGTGCGCAGCACCATCTTACCCGAGAGCGGGCCATTGCACGAACCGCCGATCAAGCATGACAAGAGCGCGCTGGTCCGGCTTTGCGACTGGCCGCTTCGGTGATATCTTCCAAGCTCTTCATGGCGGTTTACTTATTTTTTCATCGTCCGTCTCCGCCGGCCCCGGGGCGCCTTCCAGGCCAGCGCGCAGCACGCCTCATGCCGGTGGAAGTTGCGAGTCATTCTTCTCATTGCAGGCCTTCGAACCGCAGCATTACGCACGAAACGTGCATGAACTGCGCTTCAGATCGGCCTGTCTTGCAGCTTTCCCATTCGTTAAAAAAAGCTTTGATTGCCACGCGAGCCGATGCTATCTTGTCGGCGCTTTGGCAAGGATGACCTCACGCCATCCGGCGCAGTCCATCCTCACCGGGCAAACTAAAAAAATTAAAAAAACTAAGAACAACCAAGATAAAACCAAGAAAATCCGTTCAATCACACGTTCAGAGGCACACATGTACATCAAAAAATTCTTCCAGCAAATGCTGGTCCTGCTCTGCCTGGCTGCAGCCGCGGCCGCGCACGCGCAAACCCTGCCCAATGTGGTCATCCTGGCCACCGGCGGCACCATCGCCGGCACCGGTGCCACCAGCACCACCACGGTAGGCTACACCGCTGCCAAGGTCGGTGTGGATGCCTTGATCGCCGCCGTTCCCGAACTGAAGAAGGTCGCCAACGTGCGCGGCGAGCAGGTCATGCAGATCGCCAGCGAAAACATGAACAACGACGCCTGGCTCAAGCTGGCCAAGCGCGTCAACACCTTGCTGGCGCAGAGCGACGTGGATGGCATCGTCATCACCCACGGCACCGACACCATTGAAGAAACCGCCTACTTCCTGGACCTGGTGGTCAAGAGCAAGAAGCCGGTGGTGATCGTGGGTGCGATGCGTCCGTCCACCGCCATCAGCGCCGATGGTCCGATCAACCTGTACAACGCCGTGCTGCTGGCCGGCTCCAAGGAAGCCGTCGGCAAGGGCGTGCTGGTGGCACTGAACGACCAGATCAATGCTGGCCGCGAAGTGACCAAGACCAACACCTCCACCATGGACACCTTCAAGACGCCGGAACTGGGTTTCCTGGGCTACATCCAGGGCAACAAGCCTTACTTCTATCGCCAGTCCACCCGCAAGAACACGGTTGACACGCCGTTCGACATCATGAACCTGGACAAGCTGCCGCAAGTGGACATCGTCTACGGCTACGCCAACATGAACCCGATCGCACTCAACGCCTTCGTGGCCGCTGGCGCACAGGGCATCATCCACGCTGGCGTGGGTGACGGCAGCCTCAACAACACCGTGGTCCCGGCGCTCACCGAAGCTCGCAAGAAGGGCGTGGTCATCGTGCGTTCCAGCCGCGTCGGTCAAGGCATCGTGGCGCGCAATGGCGAAGCCGACGACGACAAGCTGGACTTCGTGGTCTCCGACACTCTGAACCCGCAGAAAGCCCGCATCCTGCTGATGCTGGCCCTGACCAAGACCACCGACACCAAGGAAATCCAGAAGATGTTCTGGGAGTACTGATCCCCGCCATCCCGGCAAGAAGCATTCACTTCCAAGCCCGCTGCAGGCCCGCTACAGAGAGCGAGCCCCAGCGGGCTTTTTTGCTGGCCGGAACCAAGCTCGGCCACCCTGACTCTGTAGAGTTCTTGCCCAGTCCAGAACAGGAGAATGCCCATGACCAGCCGCCGTCACTTCCTCACCGCCGCCGGTGCCGCTTCTGCCCTGGCGGCGCTGGGCGTGTCACCACAGGCCCTGGCGGCGCAGGGGATGCAGATGGGGCGCGCCCAGCCCTTTTCCTTCGAGCAGCTCATCGCCCGCGCCCGCGACATGGCGCGCACGCCCTACCAGGCGCCGCCCGCAGTGCCCGCCGCCATCCTCGACCAGATCGATTACGACGCCCACGGCAAGATCCACTTCAAGACCGACCTGGCCGTCTTCGCCCAAGGCCCGGGGGCCTTCCCGCTGACCTTCTTCCACCTCGGCAAGTTCTTCCGTGTACCGGTACGCATGTTCATCCTTGATGGTCAGGGCGACGCCACTGTACCGGTGGCCGCACGCGAACTGTCATATCGCGATGACTACTTCGACATGCCGGCTGACAGCCCGGCGCACCGGCTGCCACCCGGCAGTGGCTTCGCCGGTTTCCGCTTCCAGGAAAGCCGCCTGGCCGACCAGTCGCGCAAGGACTGGCGCAAGAACGATTGGGTGGCCTTCCTGGGAGCCTCCTATTTCCGTGCCATTGGCGATCTGTACCAGTACGGTTTGTCGGCACGCGGCATCGCCATCGACGTGGCACAGGCCGACCGTCCCGAGGAATTCCCCGACTTCACGCAATTCTTCTTCGAACCGCAAGCGCCGGGCAGCGAGACGGTCGTGGTCTATGCCTTGCTCGATGGTCCCAGCATCACCGGAGCCTATCGCTTCGCCATGCAACGCGGCGCGGGGGTAGGCATGGAGATCGACAAGGCGCTGTTCCTGCGGCGTGACGTGGCGCGCCTGGGGCTGGCCCCGACCACCTCGATGTATTGGTTCTCGGAAACGGTGAAAGGCACCGGCGTGGACTGGCGGCCCGAGGTACATGACTCCGATGGCCTGGCGATCTGGAGCGGCGCAGGGGAACATCTATGGCGCCCGCTCAACAATCCGCCCCGCACCATGGCCTCGGCCTTCGGCGACCAGCATCTGCGTGGCTTCGGCCTGCTACAGCGCGACCGCGACTTCGACCATTATCTCGATGGCGTGCACTATGAACGCCGCCCCAGCCTGTGGGTGGAACCGCTGGGCGACTGGGGCGAAGGTGCGGTGCAATTGATCGAATTGCGCACCGATGATGAGATCCACGACAACATCGTGGCCATGTGGGTACCCAAGGCGCCAGCACGCGCTGGCAACAGCTATCGTCTGCGCTACCGGCTCTGCTGGCAGAAGGATGAACCCTTCCCCACCCCGCTGGCACGTTGCGTGGCCACGCGCCTGGGCCGCGGCGGCCAACCGGGACAGGCGCGCCCGCAGCAGGTGCGCAAGTTCATGGTCGAGTTCAAGGGAGCGCCGCTGGAGAACTTACCCTTTGGCGTGAAGCCGGAAGCCGTCATCACCGCCTCGCGCGGCAGCATTTCCTACGTCTACACGGAAGCTCTGCCCAATGGCGTCGCCGGTCACTGGCGCGCCCAGTTCGATCTCACCGCCGACGGTCAGGAACCGGTCGAGCTGCGCCTGTTCCTGCGCCACCAGGGCCAGGCGCTGAGCGAGACCTGGCTGTTCCAGTACCATCCTTTTGTGGCACGCGAGGTGTATTGAAGGAATTTTTTACGGGGTCTCGAAAAAATGTTTGTACTTTTTTCAAAACCTCCTTATAATCTCGTTCTTTCGCGGCTGTAGCTCAGCTGGATAGAGTACTTGGCTACGAACCAAGGGGTCGTGGGTTCGATTCCTGCCAGCCGCACCATATGCAGTAAAAAAAGGGTCCATCGCAAGATGGGCCCTTTTTTGTTTTGGCCGCATAAGTTACGGCGCCGAAGCGCCGCGCTCAAGCCATCACTTCTGCTTGTCCTCGGCCTGGCTGCCGAACAGGGCCGGCTTGATGCTGGTCTCCGGGTCGATGAAACAGATCCCGTAATAGACCACGATGTAGGCCAGGATGAAGGCCGCAGCCATGGTCCAGTGAAACTGTTTGGCAACCGAATCGAAACGCTCAGCGGTATTTTCCAGCGTGGGTTCCCCTCGTCGATGCCTTTGCATTAGGGTGTTACGGCGTTACGGCCTTGCGTCAGGCCCAGTACCACCACGAAGAACACCGGCACGAACAGCACCGCCAATAGCGTGGCGCTGACCATGCCGCCGAACACGCCGGTACCGATGGCACGCTGCGTTTCGGCACTGGCGCCGGACGCCAGCATGAGCGGCACCACGCCCAGGGCGAAGGCCAGCGAGGTCATCAGGATCGGTCGCAGGCGCAGCACCGCGGCACGGATGGCGGCCGGCACCAGACCCATGCCTTCGGTGTGCAACTGCTTGGCGAACTCCACGATCAGGATGGCGTTCTTGGCCGACAGGCCGATGACGGTAATCATGCCGACCTTGAAGAAAACATCATTGGGCAGGTCACGCAGGATCACCGCCAGCACCGCACCGATCAAGCCCAGCGGCACCACCAGCATGACCGACAGCGGAATGCTCCAACTCTCATACAAGGCCGCCAGCACCAGAAACACCACCAGCATCGACAAGGCCATCAGCAATGGCGCCTGCGCCGCCGACAGGCGCTCCTGCAGCGACTGGCCGGTCCAGGCCACGGCAAAGCCGGGCGGCAGTTGCTGCGCCAATCTCTCCATCTCGGCCATGGCCTCGCCACTGGCCACGCCCGGCGCGGCGCTGCCGGAGATGCGCACCGCCGGGAAGCCCTGGTAGCGCTGCAACTGGGTCGGCACCACACGCCAGGAGGCCTTGACCAGCTCGGCCAGCGGCACCATGCCGCCCGACTGGTTGCGCACGTACAGTTTCATCACATCCTCGATCTGCATCCGGGCATCGGCGCGGGCTTGCAGGATCACCTGCTGCATCCGTCCCTGGTTGGGGAAATCATTGACGTAGAAGGAACCCATGGCCGCCGAGAGCGTATCGCTGATGTTGGCAAAGGAGACGCCGAGTGCCGCTGCCTTGTGGCGATCGACGTCGAGCTGGATGCTGGCGCCGGCAGGCAAGCCATCCGAATAGACGCCGCTGAGCTTGCTGCTCTTGGCGGCCAGCGCCAGCAACTGCGCCTCGGCTGCCTTGAGGGCGTCATAGCCCTGGTTGGCGCGATCCTGCAGACGCATGGCAAAGCCAGAGGAGTTACCCAACTCTTCGATGGCCGGCGGCAGCAGGCTCATGACCATGCCATCGCCAGCGGCTTCCATGGCGAGCTGGGCCTGGTGCGCTTCGTCGGCGGCAGTGGCGCCATGGCGCAGCTTCCAGTCCTTCAATTCGGTGAAGGCCATGGCGGCATTGGGGCCGGAACCGGAGAAACCGAAACCCAGCACCGAGAGGTTGGCGCCGATGTCTTGGCGCGTCTTCAGGTATTGCTCGAACTGGTCCACCGCGCGTGCGGTGCGCTCGGCGGTGGCGTCGGCCGGCAACTGGAAGGAAGTCATGAAATAACCTTGGTCTTCTTCCGGCAGGAAGGCCGAGGGCAAGGCCTGCAAACCCAGCACCAGCAGCGCCGACAGCGCTGCATACACCAGCATCATGCGCAGCCCGCGCGCCACCAGCCGGCCCAGCACCGATTCGTAGCGGGCGGTCAGTCGCATGAAGCCGCGATTGAAGGCGCCGAAGAAGCCGCGCTTGTCGTGATGACCGGGGGCCACCGGCTGCAACAAGGTGGCGCACAGGGCTGGCGTCAGGCTCAAGGCCAGGAAGGCCGAGAACAGGATCGATACCGCCATGGCCAGCGCAAACTGGCGATAGATCACGCCCACCGAACCACCGGCCAGCGCCATGGGGATGAACACGGCGGTAAGCACCAGCGTAATGCCGACGATGGCGCCAGTAATCTCGCGCATGGCCTTGATGGTGGCCTCACGCGGGCCCAGGCCTTCCTGCGCCATGATGCGCTCGACGTTTTCCACTACCACGATGGCATCGTCGACGATGATGCCGATGGCCAGCACCATGCCGAACATGGTCAGCACATTGACCGAATAGCCGACCGCCAGCATCACCGCCAGTGTGCCCAGCAAGGCGATCGGGGCGACGA is a window from the Herbaspirillum rubrisubalbicans genome containing:
- a CDS encoding LysR family transcriptional regulator; translated protein: MELAELEIFRTVVAEGGITRAAERLNRVQSNVTTRIKQLEESIGVPLFVRERRRLVLTAAGEALLDYAERILDLAQEARQVVAPHSPRGRLRIGSMESAAASRLPTPLAEFHQRWPEVRLELSTGPTDVLMAGVRTGKLDAALVAGPVDDPAFEATPLYKEELLLVTPRSHRRVRAPGDVELDTLIVFEQGCAYRRRAEAWFASHSRGGLPLRTLELASYHAILACVAAGAGVAVVPRSVLVMQVAPHGFATHSLGREGRVVTYMISRRERGSASLLALRSLLMASA
- a CDS encoding efflux RND transporter permease subunit, whose translation is MPRFFIDRPIFAWVLALFIVLLGVIAMSQLPIARYPSVAPPSVSINATYPGATPQTMNDGVISLIERELSGVKNLLYFESSADTSGSAQISVTFKPGTDPELAQVDVQNKLKAIEARLPQTVRQNGVTVESAASGFLLMVSLTSTDGRYDEVRLSDYLARNIVEELRRVDGVGRVQLFGAEQAMRIWIDPFKLNAFGLTVGDISAAISQQNAQIAPGRLGDSPTVPGQQISVPLTVQGQLQSPAQFAAIVLKAKPDGSRVLLGDVARVELGAQSYAFSNREDGKPAGVAAVQLSPGANAVRTAAAIQARMDELRPSLPPGMHFSLPYNTAPFVKISIQKVVQTLIEAMVLVFLVMYLFLQNVRYTIIPAIVAPIALLGTLAVMLAVGYSVNVLTMFGMVLAIGIIVDDAIVVVENVERIMAQEGLGPREATIKAMREITGAIVGITLVLTAVFIPMALAGGSVGVIYRQFALAMAVSILFSAFLALSLTPALCATLLQPVAPGHHDKRGFFGAFNRGFMRLTARYESVLGRLVARGLRMMLVYAALSALLVLGLQALPSAFLPEEDQGYFMTSFQLPADATAERTARAVDQFEQYLKTRQDIGANLSVLGFGFSGSGPNAAMAFTELKDWKLRHGATAADEAHQAQLAMEAAGDGMVMSLLPPAIEELGNSSGFAMRLQDRANQGYDALKAAEAQLLALAAKSSKLSGVYSDGLPAGASIQLDVDRHKAAALGVSFANISDTLSAAMGSFYVNDFPNQGRMQQVILQARADARMQIEDVMKLYVRNQSGGMVPLAELVKASWRVVPTQLQRYQGFPAVRISGSAAPGVASGEAMAEMERLAQQLPPGFAVAWTGQSLQERLSAAQAPLLMALSMLVVFLVLAALYESWSIPLSVMLVVPLGLIGAVLAVILRDLPNDVFFKVGMITVIGLSAKNAILIVEFAKQLHTEGMGLVPAAIRAAVLRLRPILMTSLAFALGVVPLMLASGASAETQRAIGTGVFGGMVSATLLAVLFVPVFFVVVLGLTQGRNAVTP
- a CDS encoding type II asparaginase, yielding MYIKKFFQQMLVLLCLAAAAAAHAQTLPNVVILATGGTIAGTGATSTTTVGYTAAKVGVDALIAAVPELKKVANVRGEQVMQIASENMNNDAWLKLAKRVNTLLAQSDVDGIVITHGTDTIEETAYFLDLVVKSKKPVVIVGAMRPSTAISADGPINLYNAVLLAGSKEAVGKGVLVALNDQINAGREVTKTNTSTMDTFKTPELGFLGYIQGNKPYFYRQSTRKNTVDTPFDIMNLDKLPQVDIVYGYANMNPIALNAFVAAGAQGIIHAGVGDGSLNNTVVPALTEARKKGVVIVRSSRVGQGIVARNGEADDDKLDFVVSDTLNPQKARILLMLALTKTTDTKEIQKMFWEY
- a CDS encoding zf-TFIIB domain-containing protein, which encodes MKCPVCTSHNLLISERQGIEIDYCPQCRGVWLDRGELDKLIERAMVSQAAPTSAPMPAARVPGPPPAAYDARFGHGGYGYEHKRKKKGFLGEIFDFD
- a CDS encoding glucan biosynthesis protein is translated as MTSRRHFLTAAGAASALAALGVSPQALAAQGMQMGRAQPFSFEQLIARARDMARTPYQAPPAVPAAILDQIDYDAHGKIHFKTDLAVFAQGPGAFPLTFFHLGKFFRVPVRMFILDGQGDATVPVAARELSYRDDYFDMPADSPAHRLPPGSGFAGFRFQESRLADQSRKDWRKNDWVAFLGASYFRAIGDLYQYGLSARGIAIDVAQADRPEEFPDFTQFFFEPQAPGSETVVVYALLDGPSITGAYRFAMQRGAGVGMEIDKALFLRRDVARLGLAPTTSMYWFSETVKGTGVDWRPEVHDSDGLAIWSGAGEHLWRPLNNPPRTMASAFGDQHLRGFGLLQRDRDFDHYLDGVHYERRPSLWVEPLGDWGEGAVQLIELRTDDEIHDNIVAMWVPKAPARAGNSYRLRYRLCWQKDEPFPTPLARCVATRLGRGGQPGQARPQQVRKFMVEFKGAPLENLPFGVKPEAVITASRGSISYVYTEALPNGVAGHWRAQFDLTADGQEPVELRLFLRHQGQALSETWLFQYHPFVAREVY
- the nhaR gene encoding transcriptional activator NhaR, with the protein product MASLNYKHLHYFWTVAKTGGVARASERLHLTAQTISGQISLFEESLGYKLFKRVGRRLELNDEGRMVFDYAERIFSLGQELEEALRLRPGGRALQLRVGVADAVPKAIAYLLLESALAMQEPIRIICREGKLDVLLADLAIHKLDIIIADSPMPPNVDVRGYHHLLGECDTSFFATPALARRYRKGFPLSLDGAPFLMPGEDAAVRPRLLRWFEKQGIRPQITGEFDDGALLLAFGDAGAGIFAAPTAIAAQIRKQYGLVDIGKTDAIREQFYAISVERRLSHPAVLAIQSAARGNLVAAGTPETHASKGKESL
- a CDS encoding AMP nucleosidase — protein: MFATEKFTNPDAAYARVLEIYEHNTAILRDAFRQFSRGQGMEQRVRACYPFVRITTEKSTHADTRQSFGFVAGPGCYQTTLTRPKLFHQYLLAQFKLVLQNHEVPLEVGVSDMPIPVHFAFPEGIHVEGSLDPEHLRTLPDYFDLPDLAAMDDRIANGSYEVDNGAWREGPHPLALFTGPRIDYSLHRLRHYTATSPDQFQRYVLFTNYAFYVDEFVRLGRRLMEPTDDPDELAYRRQYTAFVEPGNVTTWSANQTGTDVRTASGVAPARQPQMPAYHLQRADGSGITLVNIGVGPSNAKTVTDHVAVLRPHGWLMLGHCAGLSASQRMGDYVLAHAYVRDDHVLDDDLPLWVPIPALAEVQLALQDAVASITQLDGYELKRIMRTGTVASVDDRNWELRDHRMPLLRFSQSRAIALDMESATVAANGFRFRVPYGTLLCVSDKPLHGEIKLPGMANTFYEQRVAQHLQIGIRALELLRNNGVEQLHSRKLRSFAEPAFR
- a CDS encoding YbfB/YjiJ family MFS transporter, encoding MSSHQSTAPHPRHGQAWKVCLSGMVALSVAMGIGRFAFTPLLPMMLHEGSLSLQMGGWLATANYLGYFLGAMLCALYRSRRGVALLRAGLVATILLTLGMGVLHQDWAWLWMRLLSGVASAYVFVYTAGWCLQQLTQLGRPELGGVIFCGPGLGIALTGLLSGPMIAAGWLAAGGWIAFGVIALALSAVVWPAFSFDAGAQLKVHEHQDHTSQMQQPETPQHKREVLIQVIAYGIAGFGYIITATFLPVIARRALPGSAWPDYFWPIFGLSVAVGAFSATRLSVQGDQRLLLIGAYLMQALGVLLSIFWPNALGFALSCLLLGLPFTAITLFGMREARRLRGEQASSLMALMTAAYGIGQIAGPPLATALVHGSGSFTPSLCVAAVALLIGAALYYHLTFSHRLPPRSA